One Schlesneria paludicola DSM 18645 DNA segment encodes these proteins:
- a CDS encoding MlaE family ABC transporter permease, with amino-acid sequence MSTSISGIDSTASTPIHWIGKVIVDAVVALGDLVTFGGTTAKWVFARFPRGRVLWPILYEVGVRSVPVVCVTGLFIGMVLAVQCYDILNQMHFQSQIGSVINGTLVKELGPVLAAVMLAGRVGSSIAAQIGTMKVSEQIDALRALGADPIAYLVVPRFLACFLMIPALTMIAEGVGIFGGWFVSTQVYGVSSHYFWSFSDRFVTAFDVVTGVLKSMSFGAAIALIACQRGFRCGAGAEGVGRAATEAFVASFIAILALDFVLALVSIQVVRLLWMLGVPVT; translated from the coding sequence GTGTCCACGTCGATTTCTGGAATTGATTCCACAGCTTCCACACCCATTCATTGGATTGGAAAGGTCATTGTCGACGCCGTAGTCGCACTTGGCGACCTCGTCACATTTGGCGGTACCACGGCGAAGTGGGTCTTCGCGCGCTTTCCTCGGGGGCGAGTCCTTTGGCCGATCTTGTATGAAGTGGGGGTTCGCAGCGTGCCGGTCGTCTGCGTGACGGGGCTGTTTATTGGCATGGTGCTTGCCGTTCAGTGCTACGACATCCTCAATCAGATGCACTTCCAGAGCCAGATTGGCTCTGTTATTAACGGAACGCTGGTCAAAGAATTGGGACCAGTTCTGGCGGCGGTGATGCTGGCTGGACGAGTCGGCAGCTCGATTGCGGCCCAAATCGGCACGATGAAAGTCAGCGAGCAGATCGATGCGTTGCGAGCGCTCGGGGCCGATCCGATTGCGTACCTCGTGGTGCCGCGGTTTCTCGCCTGTTTTTTGATGATTCCGGCCCTGACGATGATTGCAGAAGGAGTTGGGATCTTCGGTGGATGGTTTGTGTCCACTCAGGTCTACGGTGTCAGCAGCCACTATTTCTGGTCCTTCTCGGACCGATTCGTCACGGCATTCGATGTCGTGACGGGTGTCCTGAAGAGTATGAGTTTCGGGGCTGCGATCGCTCTGATTGCGTGTCAGCGAGGCTTTCGCTGCGGAGCCGGTGCCGAGGGGGTCGGGCGGGCGGCGACGGAAGCTTTCGTGGCGTCGTTTATCGCGATTCTGGCTTTGGACTTCGTGTTGGCTCTGGTGTCAATCCAGGTTGTCCGCCTGTTGTGGATGCTCGGGGTCCCCGTCACTTAG
- a CDS encoding ABC transporter ATP-binding protein has translation MATKTKLVKTGGPTATRGTATVRSDVAVELSHVSHAFGDQQVLRDLSFRVRRGETLALIGESGCGKSVTTKLLAGLLAVQAGDVLWDGRSVRDRDVAELRRDRLRMGYLFQGAALFDSMSVFENIAFGLRENTALRDAQIREIVADRLREVGLSMDVGNKHPADLSGGMRKRVGLARALAMSPDVMFYDEPTTGLDPIMSGVINDLILQTQQRRKVTSIVVTHDMTTVRHVADQVVMLYPLAKLKPDERQMVFSGTGDDVFASGDPRVAPFVGNGVRPSTV, from the coding sequence GTGGCTACGAAGACCAAACTCGTCAAAACTGGTGGGCCAACCGCAACCCGCGGTACAGCCACGGTTCGTTCCGACGTGGCCGTCGAATTGTCGCATGTCAGTCATGCATTCGGTGATCAGCAGGTCCTGCGGGATCTCTCGTTTCGAGTTCGCCGAGGTGAAACGCTGGCGCTGATTGGTGAGAGCGGTTGCGGAAAGAGTGTGACGACGAAGTTGCTGGCCGGGTTGCTTGCGGTCCAAGCAGGCGACGTGCTTTGGGATGGTCGTTCAGTACGTGATCGAGATGTGGCGGAACTTCGGCGTGATCGATTACGGATGGGCTATCTGTTTCAAGGGGCCGCCCTGTTCGACAGCATGAGTGTTTTCGAGAACATCGCATTTGGCCTGCGTGAGAATACCGCGCTGCGTGACGCACAGATTCGCGAGATTGTCGCCGATCGATTGCGTGAGGTTGGGCTCTCGATGGATGTGGGAAACAAGCATCCGGCCGACTTGTCAGGTGGTATGCGCAAACGGGTCGGGCTGGCCCGGGCGCTCGCCATGTCTCCCGATGTGATGTTTTATGACGAACCAACGACTGGGCTCGATCCGATCATGAGTGGCGTCATCAACGATCTGATTCTGCAAACGCAACAGCGGCGAAAGGTGACCAGCATCGTGGTCACGCATGACATGACGACGGTTCGTCACGTGGCTGATCAGGTCGTGATGCTTTACCCGCTGGCTAAACTGAAACCGGACGAGCGACAGATGGTCTTTTCGGGGACAGGTGATGATGTCTTCGCTTCTGGCGACCCGCGCGTCGCACCGTTTGTCGGGAATGGAGTACGTCCGTCGACGGTTTAG
- a CDS encoding DUF1559 family PulG-like putative transporter, which yields MLHYQRHFRWRRSSKARRRPPRSNDGGWGWQAILLPYVGQVQTTLDFNSRKFDIPGAGFPQPSYLTTPNEQYLGTTVPLYVCPSIPNLPHRRPGMNASKNWGYSTYRGCMGAFDTQPQWYRSNNPNVVYPPNISDDQWNPNTPRTPNGMLYEDRSVRLAEVTDGASNTVMIGESLFGYWADEYSCCVRVWHDPEHPDLWDSFWSYTPEPNYPWLKFTYVDIWPNTPKVVFQFFGFGSSHQGELVCFALVDGSVKTISKRISTRVFEALSTRNGAMRDYVSGINVENVTTEW from the coding sequence ATGCTGCACTACCAACGCCATTTTCGGTGGAGACGGTCATCCAAGGCCAGAAGACGACCACCACGATCGAACGATGGCGGGTGGGGTTGGCAGGCCATTCTGCTCCCCTATGTCGGACAGGTTCAGACGACTCTCGATTTCAACTCGCGCAAGTTCGACATCCCCGGCGCCGGCTTCCCTCAACCATCGTACTTGACCACTCCAAACGAACAATACTTGGGAACGACGGTTCCACTCTATGTCTGTCCCAGCATCCCCAATCTGCCTCATCGACGCCCGGGCATGAATGCCTCAAAAAATTGGGGCTATTCAACATATCGGGGATGCATGGGCGCCTTTGACACGCAGCCCCAATGGTACAGAAGTAACAATCCAAACGTTGTCTATCCCCCCAACATTTCCGACGATCAATGGAATCCGAATACCCCGCGAACGCCTAATGGAATGCTGTACGAAGACCGTTCAGTACGGCTGGCCGAAGTCACAGATGGCGCTTCGAACACGGTCATGATCGGTGAATCCTTATTCGGCTATTGGGCCGATGAGTACAGTTGTTGTGTCCGCGTCTGGCACGATCCAGAACATCCAGACTTATGGGATTCGTTCTGGTCTTACACTCCCGAACCCAATTATCCCTGGCTGAAATTTACGTACGTCGATATTTGGCCAAACACCCCAAAAGTCGTTTTTCAGTTCTTCGGGTTTGGAAGCAGCCATCAAGGCGAACTGGTCTGCTTTGCCCTGGTGGATGGATCGGTCAAAACCATTTCAAAACGAATTAGTACCAGAGTCTTCGAAGCCCTTTCGACGAGAAACGGAGCCATGCGGGATTATGTCAGCGGTATCAACGTCGAAAACGTGACCACCGAGTGGTGA